The Cronobacter sakazakii genome has a window encoding:
- a CDS encoding diguanylate cyclase regulator RdcB family protein has protein sequence MNGSLLEGPGRHLRALRGRLMVDLAKGEDEERYGRSHPQHQNMRERLQKSLAVTRAEPIAATPEVAALHLLESLSRQSPPGHLALSLTAQALARRSQRLAEKGVCAPFAQALEVTAGQYQHSAARLEAQLRQGDLLAAAQRHASEVMARWQRGEFNGWSPVGRCYVALQELHWGAFGDALRLGEPQYKTALLPPVYDDTARLLAHSVNASPDTRHFYHQWLHTPPQPGLLEHKDILCWLGAMHDSERQPVSWSVTQTWQSVSLGMPRICSARRLVNALVEEIFLL, from the coding sequence ATGAACGGGTCACTGCTTGAAGGGCCGGGCCGACATTTACGCGCGCTGCGCGGGCGACTGATGGTGGATCTGGCGAAGGGCGAAGACGAAGAACGTTACGGTCGCTCGCATCCGCAACATCAAAACATGCGAGAGCGGCTGCAAAAATCGCTGGCCGTCACGCGTGCGGAACCCATTGCGGCCACCCCGGAGGTAGCGGCGCTGCATCTGCTGGAGTCGCTCTCTCGCCAGAGCCCGCCGGGGCATCTGGCATTAAGCCTCACCGCGCAGGCGCTGGCGCGTCGCAGCCAGCGTCTTGCTGAGAAAGGCGTTTGCGCGCCCTTTGCACAGGCGCTTGAGGTGACGGCCGGGCAGTATCAGCACAGCGCCGCGCGGCTTGAGGCGCAACTGCGTCAGGGCGATTTACTGGCCGCGGCGCAGCGCCACGCCAGCGAGGTTATGGCGCGCTGGCAACGCGGTGAATTTAACGGCTGGTCGCCAGTCGGGCGCTGCTACGTAGCGCTTCAGGAGCTGCACTGGGGGGCGTTCGGCGATGCCTTGCGCTTAGGTGAACCCCAGTACAAAACCGCGTTGTTACCGCCGGTGTATGACGACACCGCCAGATTACTTGCGCACAGCGTTAACGCCTCGCCCGACACGCGGCATTTCTACCACCAGTGGCTGCATACGCCGCCACAGCCGGGCCTGCTTGAGCATAAAGATATCCTCTGCTGGCTGGGCGCGATGCATGACAGCGAGCGTCAGCCAGTCAGCTGGTCGGTGACGCAAACCTGGCAGAGCGTCTCGCTCGGGATGCCGCGGATCTGTTCCGCAAGGCGGCTGGTGAACGCGCTGGTGGAAGAGATTTTCCTGCTCTGA
- the kdgT gene encoding 2-keto-3-deoxygluconate transporter, with the protein MKIKATMERIPGGMMLIPLLLGAILNTLAPETGNYFGSFTKGMISGTVPILAVWFFCIGASIDLRATGTVLRKSGTLVLTKIAVAWLVAMIAASFIPDTGIQTGFFAGLSVLAIVSAMDMTNGGLYASLMNQYGTKEESGAFVLMSLESGPLMTMVILGSAGLASFEPHHFIGAVLPFLIGFALGNLDHDLRAFFSKATPVLIPFFGFALGNTINLRVILETGLLGIVLGVAVIIITGIPLIMADKFLGGGNGTAGVAASSAAGAAVANPVIIAQINPAFEPVAAQATALVAASVIVTAILVPIITALYARHVAKQAPAVAHAESVSTSTLHR; encoded by the coding sequence ATGAAGATTAAAGCTACGATGGAACGCATCCCCGGAGGGATGATGCTTATCCCACTGTTACTTGGCGCCATTTTAAATACGCTGGCTCCGGAAACCGGGAATTATTTCGGCTCGTTTACCAAAGGCATGATTAGCGGAACGGTACCTATTCTCGCCGTCTGGTTTTTCTGTATTGGCGCGTCTATTGATTTACGCGCGACTGGCACGGTACTGCGTAAATCCGGCACGCTGGTACTGACCAAAATCGCTGTGGCCTGGCTTGTCGCGATGATTGCGGCCTCGTTTATTCCCGACACCGGCATTCAGACCGGCTTTTTCGCCGGGCTGTCGGTACTGGCTATCGTTTCCGCGATGGACATGACCAACGGCGGGCTGTATGCCAGTCTGATGAACCAGTACGGTACAAAGGAAGAGTCCGGCGCGTTTGTGCTGATGTCGCTGGAATCGGGCCCATTAATGACGATGGTGATTCTGGGATCTGCCGGTCTCGCCTCTTTTGAGCCGCATCACTTCATCGGCGCGGTGCTGCCGTTTCTGATAGGCTTCGCGCTCGGCAACCTTGACCACGATCTGCGCGCGTTCTTCAGCAAAGCCACGCCGGTGCTGATCCCGTTCTTTGGCTTCGCGCTCGGCAATACCATTAATTTGCGCGTGATTCTGGAAACGGGCCTGCTGGGGATTGTGCTGGGTGTCGCCGTCATCATTATTACCGGTATTCCGTTGATCATGGCAGATAAGTTTCTGGGCGGCGGTAACGGTACGGCTGGCGTGGCGGCCTCTTCCGCGGCGGGGGCGGCGGTCGCGAACCCGGTTATCATCGCGCAAATCAACCCCGCGTTTGAGCCGGTGGCCGCGCAAGCCACGGCCCTGGTCGCCGCGAGCGTTATCGTGACGGCGATTCTGGTGCCCATCATTACTGCGCTCTATGCCCGCCATGTGGCGAAACAGGCACCAGCGGTAGCACACGCCGAAAGCGTCAGTACGAGCACGCTGCACCGGTAA